In Paroedura picta isolate Pp20150507F chromosome 12, Ppicta_v3.0, whole genome shotgun sequence, one DNA window encodes the following:
- the LOC143821764 gene encoding gastrokine-1-like isoform X2 → MKFLKALAAFFGVVLSRSLASEFGFQTDDVSNQRNVESNTHQAVNVNQQDQIATIHNYHGWNGWDAIWDYRKGLFATRLFRKRACVVAAMDLKTFPRLETLSSFRGSKFGRRIPLSYDSRFSIGKTHVKNLAQFSPEIEQLCRGIPTYSAYQEQGANLPALNPGCTNVGVLNLFGIYLCGNISNC, encoded by the exons ATGAAGTTCCTG AAAGCCCTTGCTGCATTTTTTGGAGTTGTCCTATCTCGGTCTTTGGCCAGTGAA TTTGGCTTCCAGACAGACGATGTGAGCAACCAAAGAAATGTTGAAAGCAACACCCACCAAGCTGTGAATGTCAACCAGCAAGACCAGATTGCCACTATTCACAATTACCATGGGTGGAATGGATGGGATGCCATCTGGGACtacaggaag GGTCTTTTTGCTACCAGGCTGTTTCGTAAGAGGGCTTGTGTTGTGGCAGCAATGGATCTGAAGACATTCCCAAGGCTGGAGACACTCAGCAGTTTCAGAGGAAGCAAG TTTGGAAGAAGGATCCCTTTGTCCTATGACTCAAGATTCTCAATTGGCAAGACCCATGTCAAAAACCTTGCCCAGTTCAGTCCTGAAATTGAGCAGCTGTGTAGGGGGATCCCCACTTATTCTGCTTACCAGGAACAAG GAGCAAATCTTCCGGCATTGAATCCAGGTTGTACAAATGTTGGAGTCCTGAACTTATTTGGCATCTATCTGTGTGGTAATATTTCCAACTGCTAA
- the LOC143821764 gene encoding gastrokine-1-like isoform X1: MQSRYSITEPGVKALAAFFGVVLSRSLASEFGFQTDDVSNQRNVESNTHQAVNVNQQDQIATIHNYHGWNGWDAIWDYRKGLFATRLFRKRACVVAAMDLKTFPRLETLSSFRGSKFGRRIPLSYDSRFSIGKTHVKNLAQFSPEIEQLCRGIPTYSAYQEQGANLPALNPGCTNVGVLNLFGIYLCGNISNC; encoded by the exons atgcaaagcagatactctatcACTGAACCAGGCGTG AAAGCCCTTGCTGCATTTTTTGGAGTTGTCCTATCTCGGTCTTTGGCCAGTGAA TTTGGCTTCCAGACAGACGATGTGAGCAACCAAAGAAATGTTGAAAGCAACACCCACCAAGCTGTGAATGTCAACCAGCAAGACCAGATTGCCACTATTCACAATTACCATGGGTGGAATGGATGGGATGCCATCTGGGACtacaggaag GGTCTTTTTGCTACCAGGCTGTTTCGTAAGAGGGCTTGTGTTGTGGCAGCAATGGATCTGAAGACATTCCCAAGGCTGGAGACACTCAGCAGTTTCAGAGGAAGCAAG TTTGGAAGAAGGATCCCTTTGTCCTATGACTCAAGATTCTCAATTGGCAAGACCCATGTCAAAAACCTTGCCCAGTTCAGTCCTGAAATTGAGCAGCTGTGTAGGGGGATCCCCACTTATTCTGCTTACCAGGAACAAG GAGCAAATCTTCCGGCATTGAATCCAGGTTGTACAAATGTTGGAGTCCTGAACTTATTTGGCATCTATCTGTGTGGTAATATTTCCAACTGCTAA